GTATTCGTTTGCGTTTGCGTCAAAGGGCTTGGTCAATTAGATGAGCCAACTGtggtaaatttttatgttaGGTTGATATCAATATGAACAGCAAATTTACTCTAAATGTGTACTTAAAGGCATAAGGAATATTTATACTATGTCATTAATCTTCTAGTACTAATCTTGGGCATTCGTTTCTTTTGGCATGGAAATTCGCTGTCGCGTTATCACAAGCCCTGGAGAACTAATTTCTTTGACCGCATTAGTTGTGTTGAGTGATTCCTCATCATTTTTgcctattttttttaactctAAACTTTCATGCTCAGTGAATACATCATCGAAATCTTTTGCATCCTGGATGGATCgtttaattcttttatcGCGGATTTGCATGTAACTAACAATACAAGAGCTAACAAAGACTATTCCTCCTACCACCAGCAAACCAATTAATCCTTTTATAAATCGAGGCGTATCAGTATTGGGATACATTATAGGTGCCCACCAAATATGCCAGATATTCTGACACATATTCATCAAAAACACAACAACTCCTCTTTCCTGATCATTATCCCGGCAAATGTCATTTGCCCAAGAAAACCAAACTGCTTGTCCAGCATATGTACAACCAGAAGCGAAATAAGCAAAGAATTTTGCGCCATCTGGCACGTTCCATGCTAGAAGTATTGTAGCAGAAACAGTAGTAATTACGCACAGAAAAAGTCCAAAAGGCCATCTTGGGTTTCCAGCTAATTTATCAGAAATAACACTAGCACCTAACGTTGATACTACGCCAACAGCTGTAATCACAGTTGggtaattatttatttgggCAACAGAAAATTTGTTGCTCCATTTCATCCACTGACCCATCAATACATTGACAGCTATAGCTTGTGTTTCTCCGCTAAAAATCCAAAGGATGCACAAACCGTAAATTCGCCATGAACGTACAATATCCTTTATCGCTTTTAGCGTTAATGGCTTCTTCTTGGGGCGAGCGGGTAGCCTTTTGAAacttaattctttttcttgttctGTAAAATAAGGAGCCTTGGTTGTTTCTGGAACGTCAGGAAACAGAAAGAGCCCATATAATGAAAGAGGAATCGTCAAAATGCCatcaattataaaaagCCAACGCCAACCAGATAAACCACCTTTACCATTTAATGATGAATGAACTGCTGTTTGCAAATACCCAGCAAACATTGTGCCGACTAAACCAGAGGCTGAAAAAATTCCGGCACGTTTGCATAGTTCACTTTCTTTGTACCATGCGCCCAATATATAATGCGTACCAGCAAATGTAGATGCCTCCGCAACCGCCATGAAAAAGCGTAAAATCATCAATGCTCGAACGGAATGTACcgcaaatgaaaaaatcgTCATAAGTCCCcataaaatattcataaCCGAAAACCAAAGTCTTGCTGGTACTCTCTGTAATGCATAAGAACCTGGCAATTGTCCTATAATGTATCCACATGTAAAAACAACGTTTATATCTTGCAATTCATTACCATGCATTTTCAAATCCTCTTGCATACCACTAAGGTATGCATTGTTTATTGATGATCTATCCAagtaattaataaaatatgaaaCGCAACAGTAAGAAAGTATGAACCAatctatttttattaaaagctTTTGTTCAACTTTGTTTAATCCATAATAAGGGGAAAAGGTTTTTGCCAACCTATTTAGTAACGCCATTACGACTTGTCTCACTTATGAAATATTCACGACAATTTACAGAGGAGACCTaacttaaatttttatggCTTTAGAAAACGTACAATTTCAATGGATTCTCATGAAAAGTGCCTATATTAAAGTAAAGCCAGGGACCTAAGCAAGGAACAAACACTTCGAGTCAAAATCGAATTGCAGACTGTTGGAATATCAATATGCTCCAGCCaggaaaattttttctttaatttttctgaaAAATCAAGATTATAAGTATCGATCGAGCCTTCTAAAAAGTGACAATATCAATGCCGGAAACCCAATCTTAATTTTTAGATGTGCGCTGATTACTCGGAATTGGCTAGCAAGTTGGATACTTATTCTCGACGTAGCCACAATGAGTACTATACTTTGCTGCTCTATTTGTGGAAATTAACTGTATTGCAAAAAACATCTAACCTTTCAATTAATAAGCATTCGGTTCAAGTGGCTACAATACAATAACCACTATTTGCGAGATTAAACATACTATTACAGTAACCAACACatttgaaatgtaaaaaattgccATAGTTGAAGCTATTCAGCGTCAGCGAACATCTTCGGAGAGCTCAAATAATCTTAGCTCTTAAGATGGGGGTTTTTTCTGCCGAATACTGTATCTGTTtgacttttatttttaatacgTTGGAGTAACCGCTGTATTCTTGTGCAACTTGgtgtttttgaaattaacaATGGCACTG
This region of Schizosaccharomyces pombe strain 972h- genome assembly, chromosome: II genomic DNA includes:
- the liz1 gene encoding plasma membrane pantothenate transmembrane transporter Liz1 produces the protein MALLNRLAKTFSPYYGLNKVEQKLLIKIDWFILSYCCVSYFINYLDRSSINNAYLSGMQEDLKMHGNELQDINVVFTCGYIIGQLPGSYALQRVPARLWFSVMNILWGLMTIFSFAVHSVRALMILRFFMAVAEASTFAGTHYILGAWYKESELCKRAGIFSASGLVGTMFAGYLQTAVHSSLNGKGGLSGWRWLFIIDGILTIPLSLYGLFLFPDVPETTKAPYFTEQEKELSFKRLPARPKKKPLTLKAIKDIVRSWRIYGLCILWIFSGETQAIAVNVLMGQWMKWSNKFSVAQINNYPTVITAVGVVSTLGASVISDKLAGNPRWPFGLFLCVITTVSATILLAWNVPDGAKFFAYFASGCTYAGQAVWFSWANDICRDNDQERGVVVFLMNMCQNIWHIWWAPIMYPNTDTPRFIKGLIGLLVVGGIVFVSSCIVSYMQIRDKRIKRSIQDAKDFDDVFTEHESLELKKIGKNDEESLNTTNAVKEISSPGLVITRQRISMPKETNAQD